A genomic region of Salvelinus namaycush isolate Seneca chromosome 7, SaNama_1.0, whole genome shotgun sequence contains the following coding sequences:
- the LOC120050566 gene encoding gamma-crystallin S-1-like, with protein MEKITFYEDRNYQGRYYECNSDSSDLHTFLSRCNSVRVEGGFWVVYERPSYMGFQYVLTPGEYPDYQRWMGFNDTVRSCRIIRNVGNSWRMKLWEKPNFEGQSMEVADNMPSFQERWHSREVNSCKVFEGAWVFFEHPNYRGRQYLLERGEYRRHTEWGGMQANVGSIRCVK; from the exons ATCACCTTCTACGAGGACCGGAACTACCAGGGACGGTACTATGAGTGCAACAGTGACTCCAGCGACCTGCACACCTTCCTCAGCCGCTGTAACTCAGTCAGGGTGGAGGGGGGATTCTGGGTGGTGTACGAGAGGCCCAGCTACATGGGCTTCCAGTACGTGCTGACCCCTGGAGAGTACCCTGACTACCAGCGCTGGATGGGCTTCAATGACACCGTCAGATCCTGTCGCATCATTAGGAAT GTGGGCAACTCGTGGAGAATGAAGCTGTGGGAGAAGCCTAACTTTGAGGGCCAAAGCATGGAGGTGGCCGACAACATGCCCTCCTTCCAGGAGCGTTGGCACAGCCGCGAGGTGAACTCCTGCAAGGTGTTCGAAGGCGCCTGGGTTTTCTTTGAGCACCCCAACTACAGGGGGCGCCAGTACCTGCTGGAGAGGGGAGAGTACAGACGCCACACCGAGTGGGGGGGCATGCAAGCCAACGTAGGCTCCATCCGCTGTGTCAAGTAG
- the LOC120050567 gene encoding gamma-crystallin S-1-like, giving the protein MDRMQGKIFFYEDRNFQGLHYECSSDCPELSSHFSRCNSIRVESGAWVVYEKPNYMGSQYILTRGEYPDYQRWMGYNDTIKSCRIIRHTTGMHRIRVYERPDFAGQMIEFSEDSPNLSERFRHREVHSANVLDGAWVFYEHPNYRGHQYLLERGEYRRHTEWGGMQANVGSLRRVQDF; this is encoded by the exons ATGGACCGCATGCAGGGGAAG ATCTTCTTCTATGAGGACCGGAACTTCCAGGGCCTTCACTATGAGTGCAGCAGCGACTGCCCCGAACTGAGCTCTCATTTCAGCCGCTGCAACTCCATCAGGGTGGAGAGTGGTGCCTGGGTGGTCTACGAGAAACCCAACTACATGGGCTCTCAGTACATCTTGACCAGGGGAGAGTACCCCGACTACCAGCGCTGGATGGGCTACAACGACACTATCAAGTCCTGCCGGATTATCAGACAT ACCACTGGCATGCACAGGATCCGCGTCTACGAGCGCCCCGACTTTGCCGGTCAGATGATTGAGTTCAGTGAGGACAGCCCCAACCTGTCTGAGCGTTTCCGCCACCGCGAGGTGCACTCTGCCAACGTGCTGGACGGTGCCTGGGTCTTCTACGAGCACCCCAactacagggggcaccagtacctgCTGGAGAGGGGAGAGTACAGACGCCACACCGAGTGGGGGGGCATGCAAGCCAACGTGGGCTCTCTCCGCCGCGTCCAGGACTTTTAG